CAGGCGTTGGCGCCGCTGTTGCGCGAGGGAAGCGGCGTGGTCCTGACCACGTCGGTGGTGAACGTCCTGGGCCTCGACGCACTCAGTGTCTACTCGGCGAGCAAGGCGGCCCTGCGGTCGATGACGCGCACCCTGGCCCGCGAGCTGCTGCCACGCAAGGTGCGCGTCAATGCCGTGAGCCCCGGCCCGATCGACTCGGGCATCCTGGACCGCTCAACGCTGCCCGCCGATGTCGTCGAGGCGACGAAGGACACCTACCGGAGCACCATTCCGATGCAGCGGCTGGGGACGTCCGAGGAAGTGGCCGCCGCGGTGGCGTACTTGGCGTTCGGCGCGACCTTCTCGACGGGAACGGAGTTCCCTGTCGACGGAGGAGCGTCGCAGCTCTAGGCCGTTTGCGCAAAGTCGCGTCGTCGCCCGAAGGGCAGGCGGGGCCTTGAAGACAGGCCCTGACGCTGCGCGGCGCGCAGACCTGTGTGGTCGAGGCTGCAAGGCCAGTGGTCGGGGTAGCGCCGGAGGACGGTGATCGGTATCTACCACCAGGCCTCACCCGGACAGGTCCCCAGGCGGGCGGAGATCCGGCGCCGTGTCCTTGCGGCTAGCGCTGCGCGATGCGCTGACCTGTGTGGTCGGGGCTGGCAGCCCCGTCCTGGGGCCGCGAGCGGCCAAGTTGGTGAAGACGCCCAGTTCCACGGCGCTCACAAGCGTTCTGTCGGCCGTGAAGCCGGTGGCCAGCTGCACGAGGCAGTCGGGCGTCAAGGCTGGGGCGGCGGGGTGCCCACGTTAGTGGGCCCGGGTGTCCTGCTTCCGGACAGGGCGGTCATCTGTTGCGTCCCCAGTAGTCGGGGGCGGGAGAGGCGGCGAGGGTGCGGGTTGCTGCTGATCAGGGGCCGGGGCGGCTTTGACAGCGCTGGCGTGGTCGTGGTGGAGGCGGGCAGCGGGAGCGGACAGCGCGGTCAGGACGAGGCGTGGGCGCAGCAGGGTGGCGGGGTGGTCGATGAGGCTGGCTACGCGCATGAGGGCATCGGTGGCGGCGGGGTCGTGTGTCGCTGCGTGGTGGAGGCGGGTGACGTAGGCGTTGAGCACGGGTGCGGTGAGCTGACGGCGGCCGGTGGCACCGGTGAATTTGAGGTCGCTGGTGGTGGAGAGGTACCAGGGTTTGTCGAGGATGCGCCCGACCTGTCGCATGAAGACCGCGCTGTCCGGGGTTCCGCGGCGCTGGAGGTATTGGTGGAGGGCGCTGGCTTGCATGGCGGCGACGGTCATTCCCTGGCTGTAGTTCGGGTTGAGGCTGCACACCGCATCTCCCAGGACGAGTAGTCGCTCGGGGAGGCGGGACAGGCGTTCGTAGTGACGGCGGACACTGGCGGGAAAGCGGAAGGTGACGGGGTCGGTGAGCGGGGTGGCGTCGTGGATCCGGTCGTGGATCTCGGCGGCGGGCAGGCCTTGGGCGAAGGCGGTGAAGCCGTCGGGGTCGGTCGGCGGGTGGTCACCCAAGAGACCGGTCAGCGACAGGATGTGCCTGTCGTCGCCTGCCTGGCCGAAGAACGCACCGCGGGGTGAGGCGGGTGAGGCAAGGCAGTTGACGAACTGCGGGCCGCTGCGCGCGTGCGGGCTGCGGTAGAGACGGGTGGTATAGGCCAGGCCGATCGGCATCCGCTGCTCGACGGGCCGCTGGTAGCCCAGCTGTTGCAGCCACACCGGGGTGCGCGACCCGCGTCCGCTCGCGTCGACGAGCAGATCGGCTTCCAGGTCGAAGCAGGCGGCGCCCGGTGTCGTGGACTGCAGCCGGGCGCCGGTGACCCGGGCGCCGTCCGCAGTGGCCAGGAGACCCTGCAGGGCGGTGCCCTGGCGATAGGTGACGTTGGCCCGCGCGGCGACCTGGCCGCGCAGATATCCCTCCAGGACGGGACGCGGTGCGGTCAAGGAGAGCAGGCCGGTCCTTGTCGGTGTGAAGGGGCGGCCGTTGAAGTACCAGCGCTGCTCGCCCAGGTCTCCGATCGGCTGGTGTGCGCGCCGCATGTCCTTGAGCAGGTTCGGGAAGAACTCCTGCAGGATCAGGCAGCCGCGGGCATGGAGCCCGTGCGCGTGCGCGGCGTGAGGGGCGCCGCGACGCGGATCTTCCACGTCGATGACGTGGTCGCGGTCGATGACGATGACCTCGCGGTAGAAGTCGGCCAGCACCCGGGCGGCGAGGGTTCCGGCGATGCTCGCGCCCAGCACGAGAGCCCGGTCCCCGACAACGCGCGCCCCGGCGGTGCGGTCTTCGACGAGCCGGTGGGCGGCCCGGCCGCCGTCGCGTCGGCTCACTGAGACAGTCCGAGGAGGATCGCCGCGGCGAGCGCGGCAGTGCCCGCATCGATGGACAGCAGAACCAAGAAGCGCGCCTTGCGCACCTCACCCCGATACACCCCGTAATACACCTGGGCCAGCTGCAGCGCGACCACAGGAGCGCTGCACACCAGGTAGGCGGGGTCCATGCGTGTGGCGGCGAACAGCACGACGAGCAGCCCCGCGTGGCCGACCACAAGGAGGTGGAGCAGAAAGGCGAACCACCGAGGCGGCAGCAGGACGGCGAGGGTTCGCCGTCGGACGGCTGCGTCGCCTACCCGGTCGGAGGCATTGCCGTAGGAGACCACGAGCAGCAGCCACAGGCCGAAGACCGCACTCACCAGCAGTACCTCGCGGGTGAGGGTTCCGCTGGCGCACCAGTAGGGCATCAGGACGGTGTACGCGCCGGTGATCAGGATCGTCGCTTCAAGGCCCAGGGGCCGGTAGCTGAGCTTGATGCCGCAGGAGTACTGAACACCCAGCACCGGCACACCCAAGGCGACCACAACGGCCGGCCAGGACACGGGCCCGGGCGGCAGGAGGGCGGCCGCGGTGAGGGCGAGCATCCCGAAGGTGAACGTGGCGGCGGTGAACGTCTTCGCTTCCCTGACGGTGAGGGCTCCGGTGAGCAGGGGTTTGCGGATCCTGGTGACCAGCGGCCGCCCCTGGTAGTTGCGGGCGTCGTGGCCGTTGAGGAAGCCGCTCACGTCATCGGCCGCCGACGCGCTCCACTGCACCGCCAACGTGCCCGCGAGCACACAGACCAAGGACGGCAACACCCCCGGAGCCGTGAGGTCGTCCGCGTGCAGGAGCAGCACGCCCAGGGCCCAGCCGTAGACGTAGTGATAGACCCGGGCCTTGCCCAGCCGCAGGTAGCTGGCGATCTTGGGGCCGGACGTCGGGGGTGCTGCGGCCGTGACGGCTTGGGCGCCACTCATGGCATCTGCCGGTCGCCCGCGGGGACGGCTTCAAGGAGCTGGAACTCCACCGGCACGTCACCGGCATGGTGCACGCTCCGTTCCCGCCCCACCAGCAGTACACCCGACTCGGCGGCCAGAGTCTGCAGTGCGGAGGTATCACCGAGGCTGTTGAATCCCAAAAACAGACGGCCCGATCCGGTGAGCCGTTCCAGGCCCTCGCGCAGGTAGCGGCGGTGAGCGGCGTAGCCACGATCGAAGATCGCATGCTGTAAAGGCCGGGTGTAGACGAACTCCTGGGGGGCACGAACGACGTTGGAGTTCCAGAAGATCGCATCGAAACGCGCACCGGGGTCCAGGGCGTCGTACAGGTCGCTGCGCACGGTCTCCACCCGGTCCGCCACCTTGTGACGCTCGGCGTTGAGGGCGGTATTGCACACTGCCTCATGGGTGATGTCCACGGCTGTGACGTGCGTGCACCCGGCCAGCGCCGCCGTCACCGCCGTCACCCCCGCCCCACACCCCACCTCAAGAAACCTCCCGCCCACCGGGAAAGGCAGCCACCGGGTGAACAGCTCGGTAGAGTCGGTATGAGTCGGAGCGAACACCTGCGGCAACAACGCCCAGTCAAGGCCGAGCAGCTCGAATTCCCCCGGCTCGCCTGTCTGGCCGTGCCGGTCCACCAAACGGTGACCGACCTCGACACGGGTCTCGTCTACCGGCGCGCAGGCCGGCTCAGTTCGTGAGGTGCAGCAGCGGGACGGCATGGCGACGATTCCTTGTCGGGGCAGAACTGGGACAACGGCAGGCGGCCACGGGAAGCCCCCGCCCAAGGGACAGACAGCTGGAACAGAGGCCAGCGGACGCCCGGGGATAGGCAGGCTGTCGCATTACGGGCGCACCTACGGGAGGCCGCATCGAGGTCCATGACCCTATTTCGAACATCCCACGGTTTGCTGTGTCGAACGTGTCTGTCTCCGTTTCGCACGCATGGGGAACGAGCGCGCAGCGGCCCGGTTACTTCCGCAGGTTCACTTCGCCCGAAGCCCGGGACGACGTGACCGTGAGGCAGTGCGGTGCGGACGTCGCGGACGGCCCCAAGTTCGAGGTTTAACTGCGGGAGTTCAACGGTGAGACCGGCCACGTCGTCCCGTGCACTACCCGCCGAAGATCGCCCTGTCGACGCTGATCAAACTCCCTCAAAGGCGTCAGATCCCGGTACCTGCGCTCCGGGTACACCGGCCGGATCAACCGGACCGGGATGGGCTGCGTCTTCTGGTCGCGCTCCTACTTCGCTGCCTCGTGCGGCGGCGCACCACTTACGGTGATCCGTCAGTACATCGGGCAGCAAGAGGGTCCGCTGTTATCTGCGGGTCAGAGCGGTCCTGAGATGCGGCTGAAGCCGGGGATACCCATGCAAGACGAAGGATGGTTCCTGGGCTGCTGGAACGAATCACCGCGCGGCGTGCGGAGCTGGATGAACGTGAGGAAGCGCTCGCCAGGGAGTTGGGGGAGGTGCGGGCCGGGTGGGACGAGTTCGCCGTCGCGGAGAGGGTTGTTGAGCGGGTGAGCGAACAGCTTGCCGACGAACGCGCCTCGGCCGCACCGGTGCCCGGGCAGGCGGGCGGACGAGGGGCGATGCTGGTCGCGCACCGGAGGCCGGACATGGAGGAGACCGTGTTCCCGCCGGACTGCCGGCGCATTCTCGCCACCGTGCGGCGGGCTGCCGGACCGGTCATGGCCCGGCAGGTCGGCGGCGCCCCGGGGAATCGATGTCAGCGTGCGGGACGAGCTGGTGCCTGTGCGCGGGGAGTTGGTCCAACTGGTCGACCGCAGTGGGTTGTGCAAACTGCCCGGGGGTCGCTTCACCATCAGCCTGTGATCTGATCTGCTGCCCGCGGCAGCGCGGCGCGGGCGTAACTGACGTTCCCTCGAAGGCCGTTGGAATGGTGTGACGAAAGCCAAAAAGCACGCCGAGGGCACCTGTCCGTTTGTCTGCAGGTGCCGTCTGCCGCTGTCCACGCGGACCGTCTGCCACCTCGCCGATCTGCGGCGTCACCTGAAAGGACCCCGTTCGGTGCCTCGGAACCGGTGTGCGTCAGGGCTGAATGTTTTCCAGGTCCTCGAGGAGGCTGGAGTGGGTAGGCTGCCACCCGAGGGCATCGCGGGTACGGGCGCTGGACGCCGGCTGGTCCATGGCGAAGATCGGGCCGATCGGGCCGAAGTTCTCCTGCGGGACCTCCTCGACCGGCAGGCCCAGTCGCCGGCCGATGACTGTGGCGATGTCCCGCACCGCGTCGCCCTCGTCGGCTACGGCGTGCCAGGCCGTTGCGGCCGGTGCGGACTCAAGGGCCAGACGGAACAGGACGGCTGCGTCGAGTGCGTGCACGGCCGGCCAGCGCTGGGTGCCCTCGCCCGGGTAGCCGGCCACCCCGGTGCGGCGCGCTTGCTCGGTCAACAGGCCGGCGAATCCGCCCCGGCCCTCGTTGTGGACCGTGCGCGGCATGCGGACAGCCGTGCTGCGCACACCGCGCGAGGCGAGGTCCAGCAGCGCATTGACCGAACGGCCCCGGCCGCCCACCGGTCCGTCGGTCGGCAGCGGATCGGCCTCGGTGGAGGCGCGTCCGGGCACCTGGGGCGTCCCGGAGACCGTGACGATCGGGCGGTCGCTTCCGGTGAGTTCCTGCCCCAGCGCGGTGAGCGCGGCGCTCTCCTCGGCGATGGCCTGCGCGAGATTGTCCGCACTGCTGTAGTCGCGTCCGAACGCCAGACTGATCACGCCGTCGCACTGCGCAGCGCCGGACCTCAGGACGTCGAGGTCGGCCAGGTCTCCCCGCAGCACCTTGGCACCAGCGCTTTCAAGGGCCTGCGCGGAGCCGTCCGAGCGAGCCAGTGCGAGAACGGTGTGGCCGTTGCCGAGGAGTTCGGCGACGACGGCGGAGCCGATGGTGCCGGTACCGCCGGTGACGAAGACATGCATGGGCTCTCCCTGAAAGTGATGGGACCATTGTCCCATCACTGACCATACACCGAGTGATGGGACAGGTGTCCCATCGCCTATCCTGGTCTCATGGCTAGATGGCAACCGGGGGCGACCCAGCGACTCGTCGTTGCGGCCGTCGACCTGTTCACGGAGCAGGGCTACGACGCCACCACGGTGACGCAGATCGCCGAGCGCGCCGGCGTCACCAAAAGCACCTTCTTCCGGCACTTCTCCGACAAGCGCGAGCTGCTGGTCGCCGGCCAGGAGACGCTCAGCAGGCTGCTCGCCGACGGCATTACCGAGGCCCCTGCGAGCGCCAGCCCGCTCCAGGCGGTGGCAGCCGGTCTGAAGCGCGCATCGAGCGCCATGGGACCCACGAACCGCGAACTCGGCCCCCGCCTCAGAGCAGCCGTGGCAGCCAGCACCGAACTGCAAGAGCGCGACGCCCTCAAGAGCGTCGGTCTCGCGGCCGCCATGACAGCCGCGCTCATCGCCCGCGGCATCCCCGACCCGACCGCGCACCTCGCCGCCGAGCTGGGAGTCCTCGCGTTCAAGCAGGGATACGCCCAGTGGTCTGAAAGCGATCGTGATGACACAGAAGGGCTCGCGCCACATGCACTGGCAGCCCTGGAAGACCTGCGTGCGGCAACTGCAACGCTGGGCTGAGCCATGCCGCCCGGCTGTCGGCGCACGGGCACTGTGGCGCCCGTCGACTGCCCACGAGACGCCCTGCTCTTCCTGACAGACCTCCAAACCGATCGCTGACAGATAGCCTGCTGCACAGACAGTCACCCGGCACCGGCGTGAGTACGCCCAGAGCCGGTCACCCCAGCCCTTTGAGCTGTGATCTCAAGTTGGCGGAGGCTCAAGTGCGCAGCAGCGGCAGGAGGACTGCCACCGTGCACACCGTGCCCGGACGTTGAGCAGACTCCCGCCCCCCCGGGCGGGAAATCCCGCCGGGTGGCCGGTGGTCGGGCCTGACCACCGTGTTCCGGGTGGTTGTGACCGCTCCGTTACCGGGGTCGGGGATCAGTGGTCGACAGACTGGTCGGGGCTGGCGGGTTGCCTCGGGGGCATGAATCACGAACACCCCCGGTTCCCCGGCAGCCCACCGCATGAGGCCCTGCCGGCGTTGCATGGCGCCGTCCGTCGCCCGGTATGCACCTGTGCCGCTGTGCCCGGCAGGCAGTGGTGAGCGGGTACGGCGCCGGGATTAGGCGCGGTGGGATGGCCGCCGACCGCTTCACGCAGATCGTCAACGCGCTCTTCAGGGATCGTCGGATCTCCTTCAAGGCCAAGGGACTCTTCGGGCTGGTCTCGACACACCGCGACGGCTGGCGCGTGACGGTAACGGAGCTTGCACGGTGGGGCCCTGACGACCGCAGCGCGGTGCGCTCGGGCCTTCAGGAGCTGGAGGCGTACGGCTACCTGACCCGCGAGCAGCAGCGGCGTGAGGACGGCACGCTGGGCGAGGTCCTCTACGCCCTCACCGACGCCCCGACCCACCTGTACGAGCTGCTGGGCGATGGCGCCCCTGCACCGGCGCTCATCGTGCAAAGCCGCAGGTCGCAACCAGAGTCCGATTTTCCGACGTCGGGTAAACCGACGTCGGTAATCGCCCACCAAAGAAGACCAGTCTTAAGAAGACCAGAAACCAGAAGACCAACCCCGTCCGTCCGTATCGCGCGGGCGCGCGTGTTGGGCGCACCGCCCTGGGAGCCGGGGGAGCAGACCCGCTCCGCGATGCTGTCGGCGGGGGAGCGGCTGCTGCGGGCGATCGGCGCGAGGCAGCCCGAACTGCTGCTGACCGGGCAGGCCCTGGCCGATCAGGGCCGTATCGTGCAGGGCCTGCTGGATGAAGGGTGGACGCCGAAGCAGTTGCGCTACGTCATCGCCGACCGGCCACTGCCCATGACCCTGCACCACACGGTCGGCACGGTCGTCGCCCGGCTGCGCGCCGCACAGACCACCCCGCCCGACGCCGCCACGCCCGCCGACGCGCCGCCGCCTTCAACGGGCGCCGCGGACCGCACGGTTGCCGAGACGGTGGCCCGCCGGGTGCTGGTGGAGTGGGCCGGCTGCGGCAGCCCCCCCCGCGCCCAGGGCCAGGATCTCTGTCCAGCCTGCCTCAACTGGCCCCTGTGCACCGGACCCACACCCCGCCGCGCCGAACCCGCCGGGGACGGCCGCTGCACCGTCTGCGCCGCCCCGGCCGCTGCCCGCACTTCCGGCAGCTGCCCTGCGTCCGCGTCACCGCCCACCGGATCGACGAACCCATGACCGCCCGGCCCTACCCGCACTGCCCGCGCACCACCAGCCCGGCATGAAGCGGCCGCCCACCCGCGGACCCACGGCATGGGGCTGGCTGCGCTGGAACCCTCCCGCCCCCGACGCTGCCGCGCAACATCTCCTGCACATCGGCATCCTCGCCCCCGAACCCTCGCTGCGCGCGCCCGGTGCGCCCGGGGCTCGCTCACCCGCCGCCCACCGCCCGTCGCTGCGCCTCCACCTGGACCACGGCGGCTCGGTCACCGCTGACGGTACGAGACGTGCCCTGGAACCACCGCTCGACCTGGTTGATCCAGGAGGATCCGGTCGGGGTGAAGTGCGGCTTGGACCGCGGGTGTTTGGCCAGCGAGGTCGGCGACCGTCTACGTGTCCCCCTCTGCGCCGGTGAGAGACTGGCGGTCAGTGGACCGTGGTGGCTGGTGGGGTCCACCGGTGGGTGCGGGGGACCGTGGTGGAGACGCCGAAATCCTTTTTGAGCTGCTCGGGGATGGCGTAGTGCATGACGCGTCCGCGGGTGAGGGAGGACAGTTCGAGAACGCTGGTCAGATGGCCGAGGCGGTCCAGCGCCCAGGCGCCGAGGGGGGAGCGGTCCTCGATCGTCTCCAGTACGCCCAGGAGATGGGGCACGGTCTTGACGACGGTGTCCCACGGGGTGCGGGGAACTGCCAGCCAGTCGGCGCAGGTGTCTCCGACGAGGAAGCGGATGAGGGCGGAGACGATCGGGTCGAGCACGGTCCCGGGCACCACTTCCTCGTAGAGGTCGATGAGTTGCCGGGTCAGATGCGCGCCCTCCTCGGAGGGCCCCAGGTGCCGGACCATGTACAGGTCGAGGAAGCGGCGGGCGTCGTCGACGGTCGTGGGGACGGCTTCCTGGTCGACGCCGAGCATGGCGCCGACCACGCGCCAGGCGTAGTAGTACGCTTCCGCGCCTTCTGTCGACATGTGGATGCCCAGGCGGTGGAGGCTGTCCAGCACGAGCATCGAGAAGAACATCTGTCCGCCGATCATGTCCTCCTGACAGATCGGCGTCCCGAGCACGCTGGTTTCCCACCGGTTCTCGCGGGTGAGGTGGTGGCGAATGGAGGCGTGCAGCAGGCGGACCTTCTGGGCGGCTGGAATGAAGCGGCTGCCGCTCTCGAAGGCGTCGGGCTGCATGAGGTAGACGGTGAACTGCCCGGTCTCCGCCATCCGTTTGGACGGGTACTTCAGTCCATGGGTGGTCGACAGCAGCTTCGCCACGTGCGGGACGACGTAGCAGGCGGGCATGGAGGCGAAGGACAGCGCGGTGGAGATGTGCACGTTGTTGTCGATGAAGAACAGCCGAGCCTTCTCCATCTCTCCCCAGTCCACCCACGCCGGCGGGGTACGGGTCGCTTCGAGGTACTCGCGAGCGACGTCCGGAAGCCCGTCCGGCAGGGGTGAACCGGCGGTGGAGACGTATCGCATCAGGGTGTTGAACGTGCCGACCTGCCCGCGTTCGAAGAGTTCGGCGACAGTGGCGTCGGCGAGCGCGTCCCCCGTCTGCCGCAAGGAGTCCATCGATGCCTCGGTGTAGATCATGGCGGGGCCCTCGTTTTCTGCATCTGCTGCGTCTATACATATGTCTGCTGCGGGGTCGGCCGACACCGGCGGGCCAGGAAGGCGCAGGTTCACCCCGTCCCGGTGCGAGAGTCAGGACAGACGGAGGGCCGCCGAACGCGCCAACACGGTCAGGGCGGTTGTGGCGTGCGTCGGCACATCCAGGGCGTGCAGGGCGTCGAGCGCTTCCTCGACCCGCGTGTTGATCATGGCTTCGATGCGGGCAGGCGCCCCAAGGCTGTCCATCACTTGGCGCACCTCTTGCAGGCCCTCCGCGCCCAGGTCGCGCTTGCCGAGAAGGGCACGCAGCCGCTCCCGTTCGTCGTCGCCGGCCACGCGCCAAGTCTCCGCGAGCAGGGCTGTCGGCCGGTGGCCACGCACGTCGTCGGCGTTGGCCTTACCGGTCAGATCCGGGTTTCCGAAGAGACCGAGCAGGTCGTCCCGGAGCTGGAACGCCTCGCCCAGCGGCAGCCCATACGCTTCGTAGCCCTCGCGCAGGCGGGGCCCAGCGCCGGCCAGGGCCCCGCCGATGAGCAGGGGTTGCTCGACGGTGTACTTTGCGGTCTTGTAGCGGATCACTTTCAGCGACGCCGTGATGTCCGGACCAGCTCCGGTGCGCAGGATCTCCATACACTCTCCCGCGATCAGCTCGCGGGCCATCACCGACCAAACCGGGCGGGCTCGGGCCAGGTAGGCGGCGGGCAGCCCGCTGGTGGTGAAGAGATCTCCGGCCAGCGCCATCAGCAGGTCTCCCACCAGCATCGCCAACGACCTCGCCGCGGCGTCGGCGCGCGGGCGACGGCGTACGGCGCCGCGCAGGGCGCGGTGTGCTGTGGGCCGCCCGTGCCGCAGCGGGCTGTCGTCGATGAGGTCGTCGTGCACGACGGCCGCGGCGTGCACGAGCTCCATGGAGGCCGCTGCCCGCACCAAGGCGTCGTTGTCGGGCTGTCCCACCGCGCGCCAGCCCCAGTAGCAAAAGGCCGCCCGCAGCCGTTTGCCGTCCGCGACCGCCGCCTCCAGTTGCCCGGCCACCGGGCCCAGGAGCGGATCGATGGCCACGAATTGGTCTGCCTCCTCAGCGACGAACCGGCGCAGCGTCTCGTCGACGCGGGCCTTGAACGCGTCCGGCTCCCACGCCTCAGACGTCATCGGCGGCCTGTCGAGCCAGTGCCCGCTGGGCCAGCACCTCCAGGTGAGCCGGGGGCACGGTCGCGTACCGGTCGATCACCAGG
This Streptomyces sp. NBC_01283 DNA region includes the following protein-coding sequences:
- a CDS encoding SDR family oxidoreductase; the protein is MTTYDGKKIVITGGSSGIGLAAARLFADGGAHVLITGRTRSTLDAALEQLGDKAVGVRSDAASLKDIKALAGTVQERFGEVDALFVNAGVTESAPFDSTTEEMYDTLFGINAKGPYFTVQALAPLLREGSGVVLTTSVVNVLGLDALSVYSASKAALRSMTRTLARELLPRKVRVNAVSPGPIDSGILDRSTLPADVVEATKDTYRSTIPMQRLGTSEEVAAAVAYLAFGATFSTGTEFPVDGGASQL
- a CDS encoding NAD(P)/FAD-dependent oxidoreductase codes for the protein MSRRDGGRAAHRLVEDRTAGARVVGDRALVLGASIAGTLAARVLADFYREVIVIDRDHVIDVEDPRRGAPHAAHAHGLHARGCLILQEFFPNLLKDMRRAHQPIGDLGEQRWYFNGRPFTPTRTGLLSLTAPRPVLEGYLRGQVAARANVTYRQGTALQGLLATADGARVTGARLQSTTPGAACFDLEADLLVDASGRGSRTPVWLQQLGYQRPVEQRMPIGLAYTTRLYRSPHARSGPQFVNCLASPASPRGAFFGQAGDDRHILSLTGLLGDHPPTDPDGFTAFAQGLPAAEIHDRIHDATPLTDPVTFRFPASVRRHYERLSRLPERLLVLGDAVCSLNPNYSQGMTVAAMQASALHQYLQRRGTPDSAVFMRQVGRILDKPWYLSTTSDLKFTGATGRRQLTAPVLNAYVTRLHHAATHDPAATDALMRVASLIDHPATLLRPRLVLTALSAPAARLHHDHASAVKAAPAPDQQQPAPSPPLPPPTTGDATDDRPVRKQDTRAH
- a CDS encoding UbiA family prenyltransferase is translated as MSGAQAVTAAAPPTSGPKIASYLRLGKARVYHYVYGWALGVLLLHADDLTAPGVLPSLVCVLAGTLAVQWSASAADDVSGFLNGHDARNYQGRPLVTRIRKPLLTGALTVREAKTFTAATFTFGMLALTAAALLPPGPVSWPAVVVALGVPVLGVQYSCGIKLSYRPLGLEATILITGAYTVLMPYWCASGTLTREVLLVSAVFGLWLLLVVSYGNASDRVGDAAVRRRTLAVLLPPRWFAFLLHLLVVGHAGLLVVLFAATRMDPAYLVCSAPVVALQLAQVYYGVYRGEVRKARFLVLLSIDAGTAALAAAILLGLSQ
- a CDS encoding methyltransferase, with product MPSRCCTSRTEPACAPVDETRVEVGHRLVDRHGQTGEPGEFELLGLDWALLPQVFAPTHTDSTELFTRWLPFPVGGRFLEVGCGAGVTAVTAALAGCTHVTAVDITHEAVCNTALNAERHKVADRVETVRSDLYDALDPGARFDAIFWNSNVVRAPQEFVYTRPLQHAIFDRGYAAHRRYLREGLERLTGSGRLFLGFNSLGDTSALQTLAAESGVLLVGRERSVHHAGDVPVEFQLLEAVPAGDRQMP
- a CDS encoding SDR family oxidoreductase translates to MHVFVTGGTGTIGSAVVAELLGNGHTVLALARSDGSAQALESAGAKVLRGDLADLDVLRSGAAQCDGVISLAFGRDYSSADNLAQAIAEESAALTALGQELTGSDRPIVTVSGTPQVPGRASTEADPLPTDGPVGGRGRSVNALLDLASRGVRSTAVRMPRTVHNEGRGGFAGLLTEQARRTGVAGYPGEGTQRWPAVHALDAAVLFRLALESAPAATAWHAVADEGDAVRDIATVIGRRLGLPVEEVPQENFGPIGPIFAMDQPASSARTRDALGWQPTHSSLLEDLENIQP
- a CDS encoding TetR/AcrR family transcriptional regulator, which gives rise to MARWQPGATQRLVVAAVDLFTEQGYDATTVTQIAERAGVTKSTFFRHFSDKRELLVAGQETLSRLLADGITEAPASASPLQAVAAGLKRASSAMGPTNRELGPRLRAAVAASTELQERDALKSVGLAAAMTAALIARGIPDPTAHLAAELGVLAFKQGYAQWSESDRDDTEGLAPHALAALEDLRAATATLG
- a CDS encoding oxygenase MpaB family protein — its product is MIYTEASMDSLRQTGDALADATVAELFERGQVGTFNTLMRYVSTAGSPLPDGLPDVAREYLEATRTPPAWVDWGEMEKARLFFIDNNVHISTALSFASMPACYVVPHVAKLLSTTHGLKYPSKRMAETGQFTVYLMQPDAFESGSRFIPAAQKVRLLHASIRHHLTRENRWETSVLGTPICQEDMIGGQMFFSMLVLDSLHRLGIHMSTEGAEAYYYAWRVVGAMLGVDQEAVPTTVDDARRFLDLYMVRHLGPSEEGAHLTRQLIDLYEEVVPGTVLDPIVSALIRFLVGDTCADWLAVPRTPWDTVVKTVPHLLGVLETIEDRSPLGAWALDRLGHLTSVLELSSLTRGRVMHYAIPEQLKKDFGVSTTVPRTHRWTPPATTVH
- a CDS encoding polyprenyl synthetase family protein, whose translation is MTSEAWEPDAFKARVDETLRRFVAEEADQFVAIDPLLGPVAGQLEAAVADGKRLRAAFCYWGWRAVGQPDNDALVRAAASMELVHAAAVVHDDLIDDSPLRHGRPTAHRALRGAVRRRPRADAAARSLAMLVGDLLMALAGDLFTTSGLPAAYLARARPVWSVMARELIAGECMEILRTGAGPDITASLKVIRYKTAKYTVEQPLLIGGALAGAGPRLREGYEAYGLPLGEAFQLRDDLLGLFGNPDLTGKANADDVRGHRPTALLAETWRVAGDDERERLRALLGKRDLGAEGLQEVRQVMDSLGAPARIEAMINTRVEEALDALHALDVPTHATTALTVLARSAALRLS